Genomic segment of Malus domestica chromosome 15, GDT2T_hap1:
CTGGCTAAATTCAAGAAATCGTACTGACTAAACTCAACCCGACGCAATTTGACATCTTCCATGGCTTCTTGCTTCAACCCACATCGAAGATGATAACTGGATCCAAAACCTTGTGATAACTGTGTGCATGGGTAAAAAGATGACGACCATTACGATGACTACAACGTTTCAAAGCCACAAACACCAAATAAAGTAAACAAAAAGTGAGAGGGAAGAAGCGAAAAATGATTTTCAAGAAGATTGCCACCGCCTTAAAGTCAAATGCAGCAGTCGGCACCAAaacttttcttttggtttttctctAGACGACTAGATTACTAATATAGTTAATAAAATATGGAGCAAATATAATAGGTGAAAATTAAGTACGTGTATTATTTAGCAACTGtgctaaaataatatttttaaaaatttggtcattttttttaaattctaatatttatttatttttatttattcaataatATGTTACAAAAAGCATAATACgtgaattttatatattttattaaaaaatgtgtGACAATAATATGTTTTAACCACAAAGGTATGTAGCTATCTGTATTGCatgttgaaattaaaaaaaaaaaaaataacgaaTCATTAAGATGCATAAATAATTGGAAATTCTGTAAATGTAATTGATAATCTAAATTCCTGGTGAAGGAAGCAAAATCCAAAGGTGAATATACACACGATGATTCCCAGTACATAGGACGCACACAACATTTGCACCAATGATGCCGCCCTACACCAACACGCACTAAGATAATGTCataaataacaaacaaaaaccTGCTTACGAGGCGCACCCATGAGTCATTGAGTCATATCAACCCGGATCTTCTATGGATTCCTAAAAACTTGAGTCGAAGAATGAAATGATtcggaccgttgaaatttgatataacggctacaaataggggatccctctaaaagttataataattgtatcCGTTAAATCAAAATTCAACCATCCGGATTATTTGATCATTATGCTCAATTTTTAAGGATTCAAAGAGTCATATGACGAAACCCAGAAGTCCCAAATCTCCTAAACCTCACCAAAACCAaccaattcaaaaataaaaaaataaagaaataaaaagaagataaaaaattacaatcttGAATAAATAAACGAATTATTCAACTCGACCCAACACAATTTTGTTTTGGAAGTTTGAATTTACTCTTCACTTGCTACTTACCCAAAAATTCaagtacttttatttttttgttaaatgacagattttgttaaattaaatgttagattagacACTAATGAAATGTATATCCACACTATCATTAAAAGATTCAATACATTTCTATTACTGTAATAAAAAGCCACTTACCACGTATTTTTAATTGAATTGAGCAGTGAAATAGAAAACCCAATTGAATTgcctaatttttttgtttgcatACTTGGGTTTTTCAGATTCATCAACGGCCATTGGATTAAATTAGCTAATCCAAAGGTCAAAAGTGGGTTCGCACAGTCGCACTACGTGCTGATTCGCCTTTCAGAAAATTCCATGATTTTATTTCTATCTGTAAAATAAACCGGACAACAGAAGGAATTAAGACAGCTCACAGCATcctcctccctcctccctcctccGCTGGACGGCATCTCCTTCTCTCATTCTCCTCGGTATTTTCCATTTCTATCTTTCCTCAGATCTGACTTCCTTTTATATTACTTTCTTTATAAATTTCTCTGAAtgtagggttagggttttaattttttgttttttttttccagattaGGGATTTTCAGTTGTCTAATTTTGGTATGTTATCTAAATCGTAAACATCATTCTGCTTAAACGTTGCTTTCTGTTTGAATTCaggttgtcttttttttttttgttatttatttaaatatttattggCTGCTCATGTGTTTTTCCAGATTAGAGATTTtaatattttcctttgaattgCCGTATTGTGTATCTATCTCTGTATTTagtgtgtgtttactctctaaTCTGAATTTTGCTGATATGATGATAGGCTGCTTAATTGTTTATAGGACTCTACTGTTTTTGCTCTATCtgtttttcatcttttttcATTTGCTCTCTAGTTCAGTAAGCTTTTTCATTTGGGTACTCTGCATGTATTTGGTTTTCTGATAGCACTACATGAACTTTGATGTTCTCTAAAAATGGATATCTATGGTTCATTAACCCTTTTTTCGACTGAAAATTTGTCTATTTCTTTTCCGGTTTCAGCAGTTTGTGAAAGCGATAAAGTGTAAAGAATTTTGATTGGACATTGCTTGGTGGGATTTGATAGAGGGCAGAAAGAATGTAGAGTTTTTCTGCCACTTTTTAGGGTTCCTATAGGATTTGGAAGTATAGCCCTTGCCTGTTCAATTGTCCGAAAAATTCACCACAAGTCTCATTTAATTGGACAGTGAACAAAGAATCAAGGAACTCACACACAAACCCGGAAATCAATTCAGTTTTCTCTCATCTTCACTTGGACAATTTGATCTTTTGCCTGGGAGTTCTCTttggagcttggattgttgaaacGTTTGCAACACCGACTCAGATCTCTGCCTTTGGAGATTTGGATGTTGTTTCTTGTGATGATTAGACTTTTATAACTCCATTCATGATCTGGTGATGCAATCTCAAAATCTGAGAACAATCCATAATCGAGCAGACGGTGTTTGTATTTGACTACAAGGCCGACACAATGGACCACGACGACTTCCGGACCATCTTAGAAAGCTCGGGAGTGGATATATGGACGTTCATGGACACTGCCATAGCTGTCGCTTTGGCCGATTATGGCATTGAGCTCAAGCACCGGAGGGATGGCATTGTCGAGCGCCTCTATGCCACAGCTTCCGTTCCACCTCAATGCCCGAACTGCAATGCTGATGGGCCTAATGGGCCCAATGTTAACCAGCCCAAAGCAGTTTCACCGTACACTCCGCAGTCTGTTGGTGAAGATGGTGGTGAGGACGATGAGGAGGAGTTGGATCCCTATGCAGGGTTGTTCGATGATGAGCCAAAGAATATTCTAGACATCAAGAAGCATCTTGAGGATCCTTATCAGGTCAATTTCTCTTTCTGCCAGTCTTCAATTCATTTCCTTTTTCGGTTTAGTTGTATCTTGTCCTTTTTCGCCTTTTTTATATTGATTGTTAGCCACTTTGTTCATGTCAGTCTGAGGATACTCTGGTTGAGTTGCTTCAAAGTCTAGCAGATATGGAAATATCAGTCCAAGAACTCAAGGTAATTATGGGCTGTTCTTATATATGCTCTTATAAGCAGAAAAGCACTTCTCTCACCAATTATCTCTTGATTtagtcattttaatttttttccttctccaaTTTTGAATCCCACTCCATGGTTAATGAAGAGTAAACAAACTTCCACCATGTTTGTGATTTTTAGTTGTTGTTTGGGATTTTTAGGAGGCTGATATTGGAAAGCGTGTGAGTCAATTGCGGAAGCAGCATCCAAGCGATGTTGTTAGGAGATTGGCAAAGCAAATTATCAAGTATGTCATATATCGTTGCTCTTCACTTGTTGGCGGTGAAAGTTTTTAGTTTGGACATTGAAAGAAAGCATAAGttattgatttattttgttgcttttttatttttatttttatttttacagtaAATGGAAAGGTATTGTGAATGAATGGGTCAAGTTACATGGAGAACAACCATCATCTTCAACAATGGGTAAACATAAGATCCTTATTTCTTAtgaattaatttaatttctctTCTTGGGAAAACTTAAATCAATGTTCAGAAATTGCAAACCTGCCCTAGTCACTTTGATTCTTAACTCAAGTTGTTTGCAGTTGATGAAGACTCACCGCAGCAGAAAATTCCCCAAAATGGCCTTCACCAGGTCAAAGAAACATTTATTTTGGATAAGGGTTAGTGGCTGTCCTTTATTCTTGCTTTCTAATATTCAGTTCTTATAATTTTCAGGTTCCTGATTTTGCATACTCTCCAAATCCTCACAGTAAGTATTGAATCAGATTCTACACTTCCTCTTCATCTTTTTCTGAAAATTCAGTCGTTTGCAGTTTGATTTAGCTGGGTCTGTTTGTGTTGTTTATACTTTCTtactattattattaatattattgttTTTCACACAGATGGGAGTTCTGGGTCAGACAAGAACTATTCAGAACCAGAACGCAAGCCAAAGGCAGCTCCTAGGAGGATTGCtccaccaaaaccaaaacctacACAATGGACCCCTGTGTCTGCTTCTGCTCCTCAAAATGTATGGATACCAAATTAGAGTATCTAACTCTATGTTTGGTTGCTGAACTTTTGAGGGAGATAATATAAAATATGAAGCTTATACTTCCAAAATATAAGAAACTGAATTCAACTAAGCCAATTAGTTCAATTTATAGCTTAGTCGAGTGCAACTGTAAGTAATCTCAGTGCTGCTTCATAATGTGAATTCTAAAGCCATAATTCGAAGCGAATTATTTTCACTGAGTTTTGTTTTGTCTCTTAATTGATTTTTGCAGAGACAGATGGGGCATAAGGAAAGCGATTTAGACTCTGATAGATTGGCTTCTGCAAGAAGACGACTTCAGGCAAATTATAGAGAAGCTGAAAATGGTTTGCTCTTTAACTATCGacttgttggtttttttttaatttttttgtatgttttagttcattacATTGGTGTTAATGTTGATTGGAATGTGCCTTTTTTGTGAAGCCAAAAAGCAGAGAACAATTCAAGTGATGGACATCCATGAGATACCAAAGCCGAAGAATTCTTTCATTGCGAGGAACAAGGGTGgtggaggagggggaggaggcGGAAGTGGCTCTCATCAAGGCAGGCATTGGTGAAAATGGGCAAAGCCTCACACTCGACAGATATATAATATTACAGTACCAAAAAAAAGGCTTCTGGGAATTTTGGCTGGGTGACGCACAAAAGGTGTTAAATCTGCTTATCCTTTCTTATTACATTTTCATGTATTAAGCAAAACAAGATAAGAACAATTTTTCTATTGTTATTATTAATTGTTTTTTGCTTAATAACAAAcacaacattttaaaattttatcgtTATGGAACCCAGCTATAAACTGTGTcatctatttttttctttaatttttgttcttttgcttTGGGGTTTGGATAAGACAATGACCCCAAACAATTATATGTTTTAAACATGTTTTCAAGGATCAAGTTTTGAGAGAAATGTGCCATGAGACCGTTGACGGGTAGGGGATTTGGTAACAGGATCGTATTCGGATCCTGTTTTTGACGATCATAGCGATCAATTCATTCTATCAGTTCAGCACTCATCATGGGgctaaaaatcattttaaattttttatttaaaattgaacataaaCAGTATCTAACGAAAGCTGGCTGTACAATGTACTTAGGCTGGCAGGCCTTGTTGTTGGTGGAGAGGTTGGTGTAGCTCTTGTGGACTTGCACTCGTCATTATCAAGGACCTAAGTATTACGTACTGTAGTTTGTTGGTGGTGGAGCCTTGGAAGAAGTGAAATCAAAAGGAGATAGGAACGCACTATTTTGGTCATATTTATAAGTTTGCAGGAAACTCCAGCATAGCATCATCATagtataaatattattcattcatGTGTAAGTGAAGTACTTAGGTTTGACTCCTTTGAAGTGAGTGGTGAACTCAGAAGATGAAAGGATCCGTCAAATCCAGTCCAATGGAACCCCTCTAAAAAATCCTTATTTCTATATA
This window contains:
- the LOC103401686 gene encoding probable mediator of RNA polymerase II transcription subunit 26c, yielding MDHDDFRTILESSGVDIWTFMDTAIAVALADYGIELKHRRDGIVERLYATASVPPQCPNCNADGPNGPNVNQPKAVSPYTPQSVGEDGGEDDEEELDPYAGLFDDEPKNILDIKKHLEDPYQSEDTLVELLQSLADMEISVQELKEADIGKRVSQLRKQHPSDVVRRLAKQIINKWKGIVNEWVKLHGEQPSSSTMVDEDSPQQKIPQNGLHQVPDFAYSPNPHNGSSGSDKNYSEPERKPKAAPRRIAPPKPKPTQWTPVSASAPQNRQMGHKESDLDSDRLASARRRLQANYREAENAKKQRTIQVMDIHEIPKPKNSFIARNKGGGGGGGGGSGSHQGRHW